The Prinia subflava isolate CZ2003 ecotype Zambia chromosome 15, Cam_Psub_1.2, whole genome shotgun sequence genome contains a region encoding:
- the LIPC gene encoding hepatic triacylglycerol lipase — MTVVTNFLSEALGSQSEHTTTMKDQQHLKTKFRLYTDTAEGSCQIFVNQLETLDKCSFNASLPLVMIVHGWSVDGILESWIWKMAAALKAQRNQMNVVIADWLTLAHQHYPIAVWNTRTTGREIAQFLQWLEESIQFSRSNVHLIGYSLGAHVSGFAGSFIHGTKKIGRITGLDPAGPLFEGMSPTDRLSPDDANFVDAIHTFTKQHMGLSVGIKQPVAHFDFYPNGGTFQPGCHILHVYNHIAQFGITGITQTVKCAHERSVHLFIDSLLHKDKQSTAYWCNDINTFNKGLCLSCKKNRCNTLGYNIREERLPKSRRLFLKTRARMPFKVYHYQFKIHIINEIPGKAIDPAFTMSLAGTKEDAKNLHIPLVEGIIGNQTYSFLITLDTDIGDLIMIKLKWEGAPVWENIWDTFQTIIPWTKGTRRPGLIVKAIRVKAGETQQKSTFCPQSIDNIHLHPSQVKTFVRCEDRFQKEYRK, encoded by the exons ATGACTGTTGTCACAAATTTCCTTTCAGAGGCACTGGGATCACAGAGTGAACACACTACAACAATGAAAGATCAGCAACACTTAAAAACCAAATTTCGACTCTATACAGATACAGCTGAGGGCAGCTGCCAGATTTTTGTTAATCAGTTGGAGACTCTTGACAAATGCAGTTTCAATGCCTCTCTTCCTCTGGTGATGATAGTCCATGGCTGGTCG GTGGATGGGATATTAGAGAGCTGGATTTGGAaaatggcagcagctctgaaggcTCAGCGTAACCAAATGAACGTGGTCATTGCAGACTGGCTGACGCTGGCTCACCAGCACTACCCCATTGCCGTGTGGAACACGCGCACCACAGGACGGGAGATTGCTCAGTTCCTGCAGTGGctggag GAATCCATTCAGTTTTCCAGAAGCAATGTTCATCTAATTGGGTACAGCCTAGGAGCTCATGTTTCAGGATTTGCTGGAAGTTTTATCCATGGTACAAAAAAGATTGGAAGAATTACAG GCCTTGACCCCGCTGGTCCCTTGTTTGAGGGAATGTCACCAACAGACCGTCTATCTCCAGATGATGCAAACTTTGTAGATGCGATTCACACCTTCACCAAGCAGCACATGGGCCTCAGTGTCGGCATCAAGCAGCCCGTGGCTCACTTTGACTTCTACCCCAACGGAGGCACCTTCCAGCCCGGCTGCCACATCCTGCACGTGTACAACCACATCGCACAGTTTGGCATCACTG GCATCACTCAAACTGTGAAATGTGCCCATGAGAGGTCAGTTCATTTGTTCATTGACTCTCTGCTGCACAAGGACAAGCAAAGCACGGCTTACTGGTGCAACGACATCAACACTTTCAACAAAGGACTCTGCCTCAGCTGTAAGAAGAACCGGTGTAACACCCTGGGCTACAACATCAGGGAGGAAAGGTTGCCCAAAAGCAGACGGctctttctgaaaacaagagCACGTATGCCCTTCAAAG TGTATCATTATCAGTTCAAGATCCACATTATCAATGAAATCCCAGGCAAGGCAATAGACCCAGCCTTCACCATGTCACTGGCAGGGACTAAGGAGGATGCTAAAAACCTGCATATCCCACT AGTTGAAGGTATTATTGGGAATCAAACCTACTCCTTTCTCATCACCCTGGACACTGATATCGGTGACCTCATAATGATCAAGTTGAAATGGGAAGGAGCTCCAGTTTGGGAAAATATCTGGGACACATTCCAAACCATAATACCATGGACAAAAGGCACCCGTCGGCCAGGCCTTATAGTGAAGGCAATAAGAGTGAAAGCAggggaaacacagcaaaa aagtACATTCTGCCCCCAAAGCATTGACAACATTCACCTTCATCCATCCCAAGTGAAGACATTTGTGAGATGTGAAGATCGCTTCCAGaaagaatacagaaaatga